A single window of Paroedura picta isolate Pp20150507F chromosome 8, Ppicta_v3.0, whole genome shotgun sequence DNA harbors:
- the LOC143843790 gene encoding uncharacterized protein LOC143843790, which yields MIRCTLHLPPPFCSATSESNMESSSQASSVPATGRGPTWRDAEIRDLIGIFSEEKIQDAFQSSHRNREVFEQVAIKMRALGHNRTGLECRSKTKTMRAEYMRAVNHNKGSGNEKVTCPYFEEQRQLYGDGEGSGRPKRVGRSLKVVRKPAAPVEEPPAEEDPGEGTSSSFRPPPPVQQRAAESVTLDLIAIAPGEQEEAPEQTPLASETQLPGTGPLESPAAPDVDSDSGASTNIDFIPGTQEEEQPGVLGPPARRRRIQIQDEVLSDEEEEPPLPPGSPPPRGALPAEERLTRERGRLRRVSVLTSVGERLLEHCYEESRRAAAADQAMLTLIAQEGRKLRAVLRETNQILREGVEEVRLIRRLMERAVAVMERAYPPQIAPPPPPTPTPPLPAPTPPTPSQNASTQTRRRTILGKRKIKPADKYSPS from the exons atgatccgttgcaccctgcacctcccaccaccattttgctcagctactagcgaaagcaacatggaatcgtcttctcaagcctcgtccgtccctgcaaccggccgtggccctacttggagggacgcggagatcagggacctgatcgggattttctcggaggagaaaatccaggacgcgttccagtcctcccacaggaatagggaggtttttgaacaagtggctattaagatgcgcgccctgggccacaacaggaccggccttgaatgccggtcgaagaccaagacaatgagggcagagtacatgcgtgccgtgaaccataataagggttccggcaacgaaaaggttacctgcccctacttcgaggagcagcgccagctgtacggggacggggaaggatccggcaggccgaagcgcgtcggccggagccttaaggtggttcggaagccggctgccccggtcgaggaaccacccgctgaggaggatcccggcgagggaacctcgtccagctttcgccctccaccccccgtccagcaacgagccgcggaatcggtaacgctggacctgatcgccatcgctcctggggagcaagaggaggctcctgagcaaacgccccttgcctccg agacacagttgccagggacggggcccctagagtctccagcagcacctgacgtggatagtgattcgggggcatcaactaacattg atttcatacccggaacacaggaggaggaacagcctggggtgcttggacctcctgcccggcgcaggcggatacagattcaagatg aggttctttcagatgaggaggaggaaccacccctgcctccaggcagcccaccacctagaggtgcgctcccagcagaggagaggcttacgagggaacgcggcaggctgaggcgcgtctcagtcttgacaagcgtgggagagaggctccttgagcactgctatgaggagtcacggcgtgccgcggccgctgaccaagccatgctcacactcattgcccaggaggggagaaaattgagggcagtccttagagagacaaaccaaatcctacgcgaaggcgtggaggaggtgcgactgataaggagactcatggagagggcagtagcggtcatggaaagggcctaccctccacaaatcgcccccccaccaccacccacaccaacaccaccacttccagcacccaccccaccaactccctctcagaatgcctccacccaaacaagaaggaggactattctcggaaagagaaaaattaaaccagcagacaagtactccccctcctag